A single region of the Selenomonas sp. oral taxon 920 genome encodes:
- a CDS encoding gluconokinase — protein MGSVKEQSIWIGVDVGTTGVRAIAYEASGVSRAAAEAFYPLRTPHPDWAEERPSEILAATEQVVREAADALRHQGRIPSGIALSTVMHSLIPLDAEKKPLSDMQTWADSRSAGIVRALKETEPALCRSFYERTGCPMHACYPLAKILWLKENRPELFARTKFIGSIKDHLFHAFTGEFLIDRSTASTTALYNARALAWDAEILKFIGTAEEMLPPVVSTTEARALTAAAAERMHLTAGLPVVIGATDGVLVNVGIGAVAAGQLSATIGTSGAMRMLVGEPRTDEKMRTWCYNLVDGLWVAGGAINNGGMILRWMRDKICHFSEAQMAALDVDAYDLMTMKAAKVAAGADGLILLPFFTGERAPYWNSDLRGLFFGLSLNHSRSHMIRAVMEGICYGMHSVFDALREFGAVRDIRASGSFTKSPLWMQILADVLGEPLVLPSNSEGAAYGAAVLGFISAGEMKGIADTADLVHAKKVYMPDEENHKTYAHLADISGRLYHNLQKEFAEIAAYQADC, from the coding sequence ATGGGCAGTGTGAAAGAACAGAGCATATGGATCGGCGTGGATGTCGGAACGACGGGCGTACGCGCGATCGCGTACGAGGCGTCGGGGGTGAGCCGCGCGGCGGCTGAGGCGTTCTATCCACTGCGCACGCCGCATCCGGACTGGGCAGAGGAACGCCCGTCGGAGATCCTTGCGGCGACGGAACAGGTGGTGCGCGAGGCGGCGGATGCACTGCGCCATCAGGGACGGATACCATCCGGCATCGCACTCAGTACAGTCATGCACAGCCTGATCCCGCTCGATGCGGAGAAGAAGCCGCTCTCGGATATGCAGACGTGGGCAGACAGCCGCAGTGCGGGCATCGTGCGTGCGCTGAAGGAAACGGAACCCGCACTCTGCCGCTCGTTCTATGAACGCACAGGCTGCCCCATGCACGCGTGTTATCCGCTGGCAAAGATCCTCTGGCTGAAAGAGAATCGCCCCGAACTCTTCGCACGCACGAAGTTCATCGGCTCGATCAAGGATCATCTCTTCCATGCGTTCACGGGGGAATTCCTCATTGACCGTTCGACGGCGAGCACGACGGCCCTCTACAATGCGCGCGCACTTGCGTGGGATGCAGAGATCCTAAAATTCATCGGGACTGCGGAGGAAATGCTGCCGCCCGTCGTCTCGACAACCGAGGCACGTGCGCTCACGGCGGCTGCGGCGGAGCGGATGCATCTCACGGCAGGTCTGCCCGTTGTGATTGGTGCGACGGACGGCGTGCTTGTCAACGTGGGAATCGGTGCGGTCGCGGCGGGGCAGCTGAGTGCGACCATCGGCACGAGCGGTGCCATGCGCATGCTCGTCGGCGAGCCGCGCACCGATGAGAAGATGCGTACATGGTGCTACAACCTCGTGGACGGGCTCTGGGTTGCGGGCGGCGCGATCAACAACGGCGGCATGATCCTGCGTTGGATGCGCGATAAGATCTGCCATTTCAGCGAGGCGCAGATGGCAGCACTGGACGTGGATGCCTATGACCTGATGACGATGAAGGCTGCGAAGGTGGCGGCGGGTGCGGACGGACTGATCCTCCTGCCGTTCTTCACGGGCGAGCGCGCACCGTATTGGAACTCCGATCTGCGTGGGCTCTTCTTCGGACTCTCGCTGAACCACAGCCGCTCCCATATGATTCGCGCAGTGATGGAGGGGATTTGCTACGGCATGCACAGCGTCTTTGATGCTCTGCGTGAATTCGGCGCGGTGCGCGATATCCGTGCGAGCGGCAGTTTTACGAAGTCGCCGCTCTGGATGCAGATTCTCGCGGACGTGCTCGGCGAGCCGCTTGTCCTTCCGAGCAACAGTGAAGGGGCCGCGTACGGCGCAGCGGTACTGGGCTTTATCTCGGCAGGCGAAATGAAGGGGATCGCGGATACGGCTGACCTCGTACATGCAAAGAAGGTCTACATGCCCGACGAGGAAAATCACAAGACCTACGCACATCTGGCGGATATCAGCGGGCGGCTCTATCACAATCTGCAGAAGGAATTCGCCGAGATCGCGGCGTATCAGGCGGACTGCTGA
- a CDS encoding YitT family protein, with protein MDTMEQGSVPAEAKPKKVPAHKGIMFYIKKGLPLILGALITAVGLELFLIPNNVIDGGVVGLSIMSQTITGMGLGVFLVLYNIPFVYMGYKQIGKSFALSTVFAIIMLSIWSGALHGVPQVTTDPFLAAIFGGVVTGLGVGIVMRTGGCFDGTEIVAIIMDARTQFSVGEVVMFINLFILSSAGLLYGWDKAMYSLFAYFVIAKMIDVVLKGLDESYAVMIVTNEHEEMTAALNERLGRGVTLLHGAGGYTGEAKEVLYCVVTRLELDKLKEIVLDKDENAFVTINAVHDIVGGRFKKKAIH; from the coding sequence ATGGATACGATGGAACAGGGGAGCGTGCCGGCGGAGGCAAAGCCGAAGAAGGTGCCAGCGCACAAGGGGATCATGTTCTACATCAAGAAGGGCCTGCCCCTGATCCTCGGCGCACTCATCACAGCAGTGGGATTGGAACTCTTCTTGATTCCGAACAACGTCATCGACGGCGGTGTGGTCGGCCTCTCGATCATGTCGCAGACGATCACAGGGATGGGGCTCGGCGTCTTTCTCGTGCTCTACAACATTCCGTTCGTCTACATGGGCTACAAGCAGATTGGCAAGAGCTTTGCACTCTCGACTGTCTTTGCGATTATCATGCTCTCGATCTGGTCGGGCGCGCTTCACGGCGTACCGCAGGTGACGACCGATCCGTTTCTTGCCGCGATCTTCGGCGGCGTCGTGACGGGGCTTGGTGTCGGTATCGTCATGCGTACGGGCGGCTGCTTCGACGGGACGGAGATCGTCGCCATCATCATGGACGCGCGCACGCAGTTCTCCGTCGGCGAGGTTGTCATGTTCATCAACCTCTTCATCCTCTCGTCGGCAGGTCTGCTCTACGGCTGGGACAAGGCGATGTACTCGCTCTTTGCCTACTTTGTCATTGCAAAGATGATCGACGTGGTGCTGAAGGGGCTCGATGAGTCGTACGCCGTCATGATCGTCACGAATGAGCATGAGGAAATGACCGCGGCACTCAACGAGCGCCTCGGGCGCGGCGTGACACTGCTGCACGGCGCGGGCGGCTACACGGGCGAGGCGAAGGAAGTTCTCTACTGCGTTGTCACGCGCCTGGAACTCGACAAGCTGAAGGAGATCGTTCTCGACAAGGACGAGAATGCCTTCGTCACGATCAACGCCGTGCACGACATCGTGGGCGGACGGTTTAAGAAGAAAGCGATTCACTAA
- the pfkB gene encoding 1-phosphofructokinase, whose amino-acid sequence MIYTVTFNPSIDYIVRLENFTAGEINRVNYEQILPGGKGINVSIVLKNLGHDSTALGFLAGFTGVAMQQMLHAFGVTDDFVRLDEGFSRINVKIKAESETEINGQGPVITEAAQRALFEKLDRLQIGDTLVLAGSIPNTLPDDIYERIMERLEGRGIRIVVDATKNLLRRVLKYRPFLIKPNNHELGEMFGVELKTDDDIIFHAKKLQEEGATNVLISMAGDGAILLTAEGVFYRSAAPKGTLVNSVGAGDSMVAGFLAGFMESDGSYERAFYMGVATGSASAFSENLATREEALALLKTIV is encoded by the coding sequence ATGATCTACACCGTTACCTTCAATCCGTCGATCGACTACATCGTACGGCTTGAGAACTTCACTGCGGGCGAGATCAACCGCGTGAACTACGAGCAGATCCTGCCGGGAGGAAAGGGCATCAATGTCTCCATCGTGCTGAAAAATCTCGGGCACGACTCAACCGCACTCGGCTTCCTCGCGGGTTTTACTGGCGTTGCGATGCAGCAGATGCTGCACGCGTTCGGCGTAACGGACGATTTTGTGCGTCTCGATGAAGGCTTCTCACGCATCAACGTCAAGATCAAGGCGGAGAGCGAGACCGAGATCAACGGGCAGGGGCCCGTTATTACCGAGGCGGCGCAGCGCGCACTGTTTGAAAAGCTCGATCGGCTGCAGATCGGCGACACACTCGTCCTCGCAGGCTCGATCCCGAACACGCTGCCCGACGACATCTACGAGCGCATCATGGAGCGTCTGGAAGGGCGCGGCATCCGCATCGTGGTGGACGCGACGAAGAATCTGCTGCGGCGCGTACTGAAGTACCGCCCGTTCCTCATCAAGCCGAACAATCACGAGCTCGGCGAGATGTTCGGTGTTGAACTCAAAACGGACGACGACATCATCTTTCACGCCAAAAAATTACAGGAGGAGGGCGCAACGAACGTACTCATCTCGATGGCGGGCGACGGCGCGATCCTGCTCACTGCGGAGGGCGTGTTCTACCGCTCCGCCGCACCGAAGGGCACACTCGTCAACTCCGTGGGTGCGGGCGACTCGATGGTCGCGGGCTTCCTCGCAGGATTCATGGAGTCCGACGGCAGCTATGAGCGCGCGTTCTACATGGGGGTCGCGACCGGCTCCGCCTCCGCATTCTCGGAGAACCTCGCCACACGCGAAGAGGCGCTTGCACTGCTAAAGACGATTGTTTGA